The Comamonas sp. GB3 AK4-5 genome includes a region encoding these proteins:
- a CDS encoding aconitate hydratase, producing MKHAKHAFASTLKEFHTASGKDGRFFSLPALAKKYPNVKRLPVSLRIVLESVLRNCDGNKVTREHVEQLANWKPQAERVDEIPFVVSRVVLQDFTGVPLLADLAAMRSTATRLGKKAAAIEPLVPVDLVVDHSIMVDYFGTKKALDLNMKLEFQRNQERYQFMKWGMQAFDTFGVVPPGFGIVHQVNLEYLARGVHKAKGGVHYPDTLVGTDSHTTMINGIGVVGWGVGGIEAEAAMLGQPVYFLTPDVVGFELTGRLREGVTATDLVLTVTELLRREKVVGQFVEFFGAGTASLTLPDRATIGNMAPEYGATMGFFPVDEKTMDYFKGTGRKKSEIEAFEAYFRAQGLFGVPQAGEVDYSRVVTLDLGTVAPSLAGPKRPQDRIELGDVAAKFNELFSASAASNGFNQSADKLGQRFRVGCGDGGPATDAPSPAPGSDRAVVEMVGNRPTLETSHEDARFNAECALPGSGDEGLHIGNGDVLIAAITSCTNTSNPSVLLAAGLLAKKAVKAGLKVRPHIKTSLAPGSRVVTEYLTETGLLPYLEKLGFALAGYGCTTCIGNAGDLTPELNEAITRNDLVCAAVLSGNRNFEARIHPNIKANFLASPPLVVAYAIAGTVRRDLMTEPVGKGKGGKDVYLGDIWPSSEEIHALLKYAMNGKAFRANYEKVKTEPGKLWEKIKGVTGATYSWPESTYIAEPPFFADFTMELGASPADKASAKGKKETKSSNAVHGARVMALFGDSITTDHISPAGSIKESSPAGQWLLAHGVQKADFNSYGSRRGNHEVMMRGTFANVRIKNLMLPAQADGSREEGGVTLYRDAQGKVEKMSIYDAAMQYQAEGVPTVVLAGEEYGTGSSRDWAAKGTQLLGIKAVVARSFERIHRSNLVGMGVLPLQFKGNDSWQSLGLTGDEHLDVIPAANLAPQSDAQLVITRKDGRQQAVIVKLRIDTLIEVDYYRHGGILPFVLRQLLAE from the coding sequence ATGAAACATGCGAAACATGCGTTTGCTTCCACCCTGAAGGAATTTCACACGGCTTCTGGCAAAGATGGCCGGTTTTTTTCACTGCCCGCCCTGGCCAAGAAATACCCCAACGTCAAGCGTCTGCCTGTGTCGCTGCGCATCGTGCTGGAGTCGGTGCTGCGCAACTGCGACGGCAACAAGGTGACGCGCGAGCATGTGGAGCAGTTGGCGAACTGGAAGCCCCAGGCCGAGCGCGTGGACGAAATCCCCTTTGTGGTCTCGCGCGTGGTGCTGCAGGACTTCACCGGCGTGCCGCTGCTGGCCGATCTGGCCGCCATGCGCTCCACTGCCACACGCCTGGGCAAGAAGGCCGCCGCCATTGAGCCCCTGGTGCCCGTGGATCTGGTGGTGGACCACTCCATCATGGTGGACTACTTCGGCACCAAAAAAGCGCTGGACCTGAACATGAAGCTGGAATTCCAGCGCAACCAGGAGCGCTACCAGTTCATGAAATGGGGCATGCAGGCCTTTGACACCTTTGGGGTGGTGCCGCCGGGCTTTGGCATCGTGCACCAGGTGAATCTGGAGTACCTGGCACGTGGTGTGCACAAGGCCAAGGGTGGGGTGCACTATCCCGACACCCTGGTGGGTACCGACAGTCACACCACCATGATCAACGGCATTGGCGTGGTGGGCTGGGGTGTGGGCGGCATCGAGGCCGAGGCCGCCATGCTGGGCCAGCCGGTGTACTTTCTCACGCCCGATGTGGTGGGCTTTGAGCTGACTGGCCGTCTGCGCGAAGGGGTCACGGCTACCGACCTGGTGCTCACCGTCACCGAGCTGCTGCGCCGTGAAAAAGTGGTGGGTCAGTTTGTGGAGTTCTTTGGTGCCGGCACGGCCAGCCTGACGCTACCCGACCGCGCCACCATCGGCAATATGGCGCCCGAATACGGCGCGACCATGGGCTTCTTTCCGGTGGACGAGAAGACCATGGACTACTTCAAGGGCACGGGGCGCAAAAAGAGCGAGATCGAGGCCTTTGAGGCCTATTTCCGCGCCCAGGGCTTGTTCGGTGTGCCCCAGGCGGGTGAGGTGGATTATTCGCGCGTCGTCACGCTGGACCTGGGCACGGTGGCGCCCAGCCTGGCAGGCCCCAAGCGCCCACAGGACCGCATCGAGCTAGGCGATGTGGCTGCCAAGTTCAACGAGCTGTTCAGCGCCTCGGCCGCCAGCAATGGCTTCAACCAGTCTGCCGACAAGCTGGGTCAGCGTTTTCGCGTGGGCTGCGGCGATGGTGGGCCGGCCACGGACGCGCCATCGCCGGCACCAGGATCCGACCGTGCGGTGGTGGAAATGGTGGGCAACCGGCCCACGCTGGAAACATCGCACGAAGACGCCAGGTTCAATGCGGAGTGCGCCTTGCCAGGCAGTGGCGACGAAGGCTTGCACATTGGCAATGGCGATGTGCTGATTGCGGCCATCACCAGCTGCACCAACACCTCCAACCCCAGCGTGCTGCTGGCAGCTGGCCTGCTGGCCAAGAAGGCGGTCAAGGCCGGCCTGAAGGTGCGGCCCCATATCAAGACCTCGCTGGCGCCGGGCTCGCGCGTCGTCACCGAGTACCTGACCGAAACCGGTCTGTTGCCCTATCTGGAAAAGCTGGGCTTTGCGCTGGCAGGCTATGGTTGCACCACCTGCATTGGCAATGCGGGCGATCTGACACCTGAGCTCAACGAAGCCATCACCCGCAACGACCTGGTGTGCGCGGCCGTGCTGTCGGGCAACCGCAACTTCGAGGCGCGCATTCACCCCAATATCAAGGCCAACTTCCTGGCCAGCCCGCCGCTGGTGGTGGCCTATGCCATTGCCGGCACGGTGCGTCGCGACCTGATGACTGAACCTGTGGGCAAGGGTAAGGGCGGTAAGGACGTGTACCTGGGTGACATCTGGCCCAGCAGCGAAGAAATCCATGCGCTGCTGAAATACGCCATGAATGGCAAGGCCTTCCGTGCCAACTACGAAAAGGTGAAAACCGAGCCCGGCAAGCTGTGGGAAAAGATCAAGGGTGTGACCGGCGCCACCTATTCCTGGCCCGAGAGCACTTATATCGCCGAGCCGCCGTTCTTTGCGGATTTTACTATGGAGTTGGGAGCATCCCCTGCTGACAAGGCAAGCGCCAAAGGCAAAAAAGAAACCAAATCCAGTAATGCGGTACATGGTGCGCGCGTGATGGCCTTGTTCGGTGACTCCATCACCACCGACCACATCTCGCCGGCCGGCTCCATCAAGGAAAGCTCACCCGCCGGCCAATGGCTGCTGGCCCATGGCGTGCAAAAGGCCGACTTCAACAGCTACGGCTCACGCCGTGGCAACCATGAGGTGATGATGCGCGGCACTTTTGCCAATGTGCGTATCAAAAACCTGATGCTTCCCGCGCAGGCCGACGGCTCGCGCGAGGAGGGCGGTGTGACGCTCTACCGCGACGCACAGGGCAAGGTGGAGAAGATGTCCATCTACGACGCGGCCATGCAGTATCAAGCTGAAGGCGTACCCACCGTGGTGCTGGCAGGCGAGGAATATGGCACGGGCTCCAGCCGCGACTGGGCCGCCAAGGGAACGCAGCTGCTGGGCATCAAGGCCGTGGTGGCACGCAGCTTTGAGCGCATCCACCGCTCCAATCTGGTGGGCATGGGCGTGCTGCCGCTGCAGTTCAAGGGCAACGACAGCTGGCAAAGCCTTGGCCTGACAGGGGATGAACACCTGGACGTCATTCCTGCAGCCAACCTGGCGCCACAAAGCGATGCCCAGCTAGTCATCACCCGGAAAGATGGCCGCCAACAAGCAGTAATAGTGAAGTTGCGTATCGACACACTGATCGAAGTCGACTATTACCGCCACGGTGGTATCCTGCCGTTCGTGTTGCGCCAGCTACTGGCGGAATAA
- the bamC gene encoding outer membrane protein assembly factor BamC: protein MKNITRLSLLGMAVALSACSVLDNDKIDYKSAKKGVTLEVPPDLNQLSRDTRYNVPGASVSARELQAGQASVTPPLSKAAALTVGDVSIERDGNQRWLVVDRPADKLWDPVRDFWLESGFNLATEKPELGILETDWAENRAKLPQDVIRAALGKVLDSLYSTSERDRFRTRLERRPDGKTEIYVTHRGMQEVYSNQQKDSTVWQPRAADPELETEFLRRIMVRLGSTDEQSKAVVAASGNKITVAQTARVSTLNGQPAVEIDEGFDRAWRRVGVALDRTGFTVEDRDRSKGLYFVRYVPANPDTEEKKKGFFGSLFGSKAEAKPAKYQIAVRSEGSKSHVVVLGENGQPETDVNAQRIVRVIADDLK from the coding sequence GTGAAAAACATCACACGACTGAGCCTGCTGGGCATGGCCGTCGCTCTGTCGGCCTGTTCCGTGCTGGACAACGACAAGATCGACTACAAGAGTGCCAAGAAGGGCGTGACCCTGGAAGTGCCTCCTGATCTGAACCAGCTCTCGCGCGATACCCGCTACAACGTTCCTGGCGCCAGCGTCTCGGCCCGTGAGTTGCAAGCCGGTCAGGCCAGCGTGACACCGCCGCTGTCCAAGGCTGCTGCACTGACCGTGGGTGACGTGAGCATCGAGCGCGACGGCAACCAGCGCTGGCTGGTGGTCGACCGTCCTGCCGACAAGCTGTGGGATCCGGTGCGCGACTTCTGGCTGGAAAGCGGCTTCAACCTGGCCACCGAAAAGCCCGAGCTGGGCATTCTGGAAACCGACTGGGCCGAAAACCGCGCCAAGCTGCCGCAGGACGTGATCCGCGCAGCACTGGGCAAGGTGCTGGACTCGCTGTACTCCACCAGCGAGCGTGACCGCTTCCGCACCCGCCTGGAGCGCCGCCCCGATGGCAAGACCGAAATCTACGTGACGCACCGCGGCATGCAAGAGGTCTACAGCAACCAGCAAAAGGACAGCACCGTGTGGCAGCCCCGCGCGGCCGACCCCGAGCTGGAAACCGAGTTCCTGCGCCGCATCATGGTGCGCCTGGGCAGCACCGACGAGCAATCCAAGGCCGTGGTGGCCGCCAGTGGCAACAAGATCACCGTGGCACAGACCGCACGCGTGAGCACGCTCAATGGCCAGCCTGCCGTGGAAATCGACGAAGGCTTTGACCGCGCATGGCGCCGCGTAGGCGTGGCCCTGGACCGCACCGGCTTCACCGTGGAAGACCGCGACCGCAGCAAGGGCCTGTACTTTGTGCGTTACGTGCCGGCTAACCCCGACACCGAAGAAAAGAAGAAGGGCTTCTTCGGCTCACTGTTCGGCTCCAAGGCTGAAGCCAAGCCTGCCAAATACCAGATTGCCGTGCGCAGCGAAGGCAGCAAGTCGCATGTGGTGGTGCTGGGCGAAAACGGCCAGCCCGAGACCGACGTCAATGCCCAGCGCATCGTGCGCGTCATTGCCGACGACCTCAAGTAA
- the dapA gene encoding 4-hydroxy-tetrahydrodipicolinate synthase, whose protein sequence is MTTSSVALQGSIVALVTPMHEDGSVDYPHLRKLIDWHVAEGTNCIGVVGTTGESPTVNVEEHCEIIRVSVEQAAGRVPVMAGCGANSTHEAIELAKYAKKVGADSQLQVVPYYNKPTQEGQYQHFKAIAEAVGDLPMMLYNVPGRSVADMQHDTVLRLAQIDSIFGIKEATGNIERAQWLIREVPKDFGVYSGDDPTAVALMLLGGHGNVSVTANVAPRLMSELCKAAMAGDVKRAMEIQFKLMPVHKNLFIEANPIPVKWAVARMGLCGATMRLPMTELSAGNHAAVESSLRAAGLI, encoded by the coding sequence ATGACTACTTCTTCCGTCGCCCTGCAGGGCAGCATTGTTGCCCTTGTCACCCCCATGCATGAGGACGGTAGCGTTGACTATCCCCACCTGCGCAAACTCATCGACTGGCATGTGGCCGAAGGCACCAACTGCATCGGCGTGGTGGGCACCACGGGCGAATCGCCCACGGTGAATGTGGAGGAGCACTGCGAGATCATTCGTGTCTCGGTCGAGCAGGCCGCAGGCCGTGTGCCGGTGATGGCGGGCTGCGGCGCCAACAGCACGCACGAAGCCATCGAGCTGGCCAAGTACGCCAAAAAGGTGGGCGCAGACAGCCAGCTGCAAGTCGTTCCCTACTACAACAAGCCCACGCAAGAAGGCCAATACCAGCACTTCAAGGCCATTGCCGAGGCCGTGGGCGATCTGCCCATGATGCTCTACAACGTGCCCGGCCGCTCCGTGGCCGATATGCAGCACGACACCGTGCTGCGCCTGGCGCAGATCGACTCCATCTTCGGCATCAAGGAAGCCACGGGCAATATCGAACGTGCACAGTGGCTGATCCGTGAAGTGCCCAAGGACTTCGGCGTGTACTCCGGTGATGACCCCACCGCCGTCGCGCTGATGCTGCTGGGCGGCCATGGCAACGTCTCCGTGACGGCCAACGTGGCCCCCCGCCTGATGAGCGAGCTGTGCAAGGCAGCCATGGCAGGCGATGTGAAGCGCGCCATGGAGATTCAGTTCAAGCTGATGCCGGTGCACAAAAACCTGTTCATCGAAGCCAACCCCATTCCCGTGAAATGGGCAGTCGCGCGTATGGGTTTGTGTGGCGCTACCATGCGCCTTCCCATGACCGAGCTGTCTGCGGGCAACCATGCTGCTGTGGAATCTTCACTGCGCGCTGCCGGTCTGATCTAA
- a CDS encoding class I SAM-dependent methyltransferase yields the protein MTSPSSFVPASAHCSQAPSPWIERWRHLLPTGCPVLDLACGSGRHLRWLATNGHSMTGVDRDSAALSGLQGLGELVCADIENGPWPLAGRQFGAVVVTNYLWRPLWPQILDSVAPGGVLLYETFGLGNEAFGKPSRPDFLLAPGELLQVCRDWNVVAYECGQLRQPDRVVQRIAAIRPNATGPATSTACLTP from the coding sequence ATGACCAGCCCCTCTTCTTTTGTTCCTGCTTCTGCCCATTGCTCCCAGGCGCCCTCGCCCTGGATTGAACGCTGGCGCCATCTGCTGCCCACGGGCTGCCCGGTGCTGGATCTGGCCTGCGGCAGCGGCCGCCACCTGCGCTGGCTGGCCACCAACGGCCACAGCATGACGGGCGTGGACCGCGACAGCGCCGCACTGTCCGGCCTGCAAGGCCTGGGTGAGCTGGTCTGCGCCGATATCGAAAACGGGCCCTGGCCGCTGGCTGGCCGCCAGTTTGGCGCCGTGGTGGTGACCAACTATCTGTGGCGCCCGCTGTGGCCCCAGATTCTGGACAGCGTGGCCCCCGGCGGCGTGCTGCTGTATGAGACCTTTGGCCTGGGCAACGAGGCCTTTGGCAAGCCCTCGCGCCCGGATTTTTTGCTGGCGCCCGGCGAGCTGCTGCAGGTTTGCCGCGACTGGAATGTGGTGGCCTATGAATGCGGCCAGCTACGCCAGCCCGACCGCGTGGTGCAGCGCATTGCAGCCATTCGCCCCAATGCAACAGGCCCGGCCACCAGCACCGCCTGCCTGACCCCTTGA
- a CDS encoding SDR family oxidoreductase, with protein sequence MPRIIITGASDGIGAEMARQLAQQHRQALQLTLAARNLEHLQAVAAQCQAHGAQTLVLPTDVSEENQCRALIASSVQQFGGLDVLVNNAGVSAHALLSDVSAEHLAWYERLMRTNLWGSVWCTHEALPHLKASRGCIVAVSSLAGLVGVPGRTAYSASKFAMSGFFEALRTELKPAGVAVTIAYPGVVDTRIRYHGYNAQGEAAGVSGLKENHAMPVAECARLIVQGMERRQREVVMTRQGKLGRWVKLIAPGVVERMALAALKHPHTDA encoded by the coding sequence ATGCCCCGCATCATCATCACCGGAGCCTCCGACGGCATAGGCGCCGAAATGGCCCGCCAGTTGGCGCAGCAGCACCGACAAGCCCTGCAGCTGACGCTGGCGGCACGCAATCTGGAGCACCTGCAAGCCGTGGCCGCGCAATGCCAGGCCCATGGCGCGCAAACCCTGGTGCTGCCCACCGACGTGTCCGAGGAAAACCAGTGCCGGGCGCTGATCGCCAGCAGCGTGCAGCAATTTGGTGGCCTGGATGTGCTGGTCAACAACGCCGGCGTGTCGGCCCATGCGCTGCTTTCAGATGTCAGCGCCGAACACCTGGCCTGGTACGAGCGCCTGATGCGCACCAACCTCTGGGGCAGCGTCTGGTGCACCCATGAAGCCCTGCCCCATCTGAAGGCCTCGCGGGGTTGCATCGTGGCTGTGTCCTCGCTGGCGGGGCTGGTAGGCGTGCCCGGTCGCACGGCCTACAGCGCCAGCAAGTTCGCCATGTCCGGCTTCTTCGAGGCCTTGCGCACCGAGCTCAAACCCGCAGGCGTGGCCGTCACCATTGCCTACCCCGGCGTGGTGGACACCCGCATTCGCTACCACGGCTACAACGCCCAAGGCGAGGCCGCCGGCGTCAGCGGCCTCAAGGAAAACCACGCCATGCCCGTGGCCGAGTGCGCGCGGCTGATTGTGCAAGGCATGGAGCGCCGCCAGCGCGAGGTGGTCATGACCCGCCAGGGCAAGCTGGGCCGCTGGGTCAAGCTGATTGCCCCCGGCGTGGTGGAGCGCATGGCCCTGGCCGCACTGAAACACCCCCACACAGACGCTTGA
- a CDS encoding MFS transporter, translated as MLQVLLCGGAVVTLSMGIRHGFGLWLQPITQEMGWTRESFALAIAIQNLSWGVLGIFVGMIADKLGAFKVLVGGAMLYALGLAGMALSPTTTWFALTAGVVIGAAQAGTTYAVIYGVLGRQIPVARRSWAMGVTAAAGSFGQFFMVPVEGGLIAQFGWSNALLLLAVIALLIAVLAFGLREPGFGANAGPRPLRDQTIGQALVEAWTNPSFVLLLAGYFVCGFQVMFIGVHMPSYLKDFNMAPQVASYSLALVGLFNIFGTYIAGNLGQKMPKRYLLSGIYGLRSVIIVAFLLAPLSPWSVYIFSAAMGFLWLSTVPLTNATIAQIFGVQHLSMLGGFVFCSHQVGSFLGVWLGGYLYDRNGNYDMVWYLAIALGIFAALVNLPVREQSLVRKPSLA; from the coding sequence ATGTTGCAAGTGCTGCTGTGCGGGGGCGCAGTGGTCACCTTGTCCATGGGCATACGCCATGGCTTTGGCCTGTGGCTGCAGCCCATCACCCAGGAGATGGGCTGGACGCGCGAATCCTTTGCGCTGGCCATTGCCATCCAGAACCTGTCCTGGGGGGTGCTGGGTATTTTCGTGGGCATGATTGCCGACAAGCTGGGCGCCTTCAAGGTGCTGGTGGGGGGCGCCATGCTTTACGCCTTGGGCCTGGCGGGCATGGCGCTGTCGCCCACCACCACCTGGTTCGCCCTGACGGCGGGGGTGGTCATTGGCGCAGCCCAGGCCGGCACCACCTATGCGGTGATTTATGGCGTGCTGGGCCGGCAGATTCCCGTGGCGCGGCGCAGCTGGGCCATGGGGGTGACGGCTGCGGCCGGCTCTTTCGGCCAGTTCTTTATGGTGCCAGTGGAAGGCGGGCTGATTGCCCAGTTCGGCTGGAGCAACGCCCTGCTGCTGCTGGCCGTGATCGCCCTCTTGATTGCCGTGCTGGCCTTTGGCCTGCGTGAACCCGGTTTTGGCGCCAATGCCGGCCCTCGACCACTGCGTGACCAGACCATTGGCCAGGCCTTGGTCGAGGCCTGGACCAACCCCAGCTTTGTGCTGCTGCTGGCGGGCTATTTTGTCTGCGGCTTTCAGGTGATGTTCATTGGCGTGCACATGCCCAGCTATCTCAAGGACTTCAACATGGCCCCGCAGGTGGCCAGCTATTCGCTGGCCCTGGTGGGGCTGTTCAACATCTTTGGCACCTATATCGCCGGCAATCTGGGCCAGAAAATGCCCAAGCGCTATCTGCTGTCGGGCATTTACGGCCTGCGCTCGGTCATCATCGTGGCCTTCTTGCTGGCACCGCTGTCGCCCTGGTCGGTCTACATCTTCTCGGCTGCCATGGGGTTTCTGTGGCTGTCCACCGTGCCGCTGACCAATGCCACCATTGCCCAGATCTTTGGCGTGCAGCATTTGTCCATGCTGGGCGGCTTTGTGTTTTGCAGCCACCAGGTGGGCAGCTTTTTGGGCGTGTGGCTGGGCGGCTATCTGTATGACCGCAACGGCAATTACGACATGGTCTGGTATTTGGCGATTGCGCTGGGCATTTTTGCCGCCCTGGTCAATCTGCCGGTGCGCGAACAGTCCCTGGTGCGCAAACCCTCTCTGGCCTGA
- a CDS encoding DNA topoisomerase IV subunit B, translated as MAAKPSTSIPEYSEGSIRVLKGLEPVKQRPGMYTRTDNPLHILQEVIDNAADEALAGYGKRIKVSLHTDGSVSVEDDGRGIPFGIHPEEGAPVVELVFTRLHAGGKFDKGQGGAYSFSGGLHGVGVSVTNALSTRMEVTVHRDGQVARLVFSGGDVIEPLTVRPLQSGERKQGTTVRAWPDAKYFESSNLPMGEMVHLLRSKAVLMPGVTVSLANEKNRDTQSWQYKGGLRDYLAQSLTGDPVIPLFEGEGFADKHHDSFAEGEGAAWCVAFTEDGAPLRESYVNLIPTTAGGTHDSGLRDGLFQAVKAFIDMHSLLPKGVKLMPDDVFARASYVLSAKVLDPQFQGQIKERLNSRDAVRLVSGFVRPALELWLNEHVEHGKKLAELAIKAAQTRQRAGQKVEKRKGSGVAVLPGKLTDCESRDLAHNEVFLVEGDSAGGSAKMGRDKETQAVLPLRGKVLNTWEVDRDRLFANTEIHDISVAIGVDPHGPNDTPDLSGLRYGKICILSDADVDGSHIQVLLLTLFFKHFPKLMEAGHVCIARPPLFRVDVPARGKKPAAKIYALDQSELNAILDKATKEGVAREKCQISRFKGLGEMNAEQLWETTLNPDTRRLLPVQVDTTPLTDTETLMGRLMGKGEAASRRELMELHGDEVEVDI; from the coding sequence ATGGCAGCCAAACCCTCTACTTCCATTCCCGAATATTCCGAAGGCTCGATCCGCGTCCTCAAGGGCCTGGAGCCGGTCAAGCAACGTCCCGGCATGTACACCCGCACCGACAACCCCCTGCACATCCTGCAGGAGGTGATCGACAACGCGGCCGACGAAGCCCTGGCCGGCTATGGCAAGCGCATCAAGGTGTCGCTGCACACCGATGGCTCGGTCAGTGTGGAAGACGACGGCCGTGGCATTCCCTTTGGCATCCACCCCGAAGAAGGCGCCCCCGTGGTCGAGCTGGTCTTCACCCGCTTGCATGCGGGCGGCAAGTTCGACAAGGGCCAAGGGGGGGCCTACAGCTTCTCGGGCGGCCTGCACGGCGTGGGCGTGTCGGTGACGAATGCGCTGTCCACACGCATGGAAGTCACCGTGCACCGCGACGGCCAGGTGGCCCGCCTGGTGTTTTCCGGCGGCGATGTGATCGAGCCCCTGACCGTGCGCCCGCTGCAAAGCGGCGAGCGCAAGCAGGGCACGACGGTGCGCGCCTGGCCTGACGCCAAATACTTCGAATCCTCCAATCTGCCCATGGGCGAGATGGTGCATTTGCTGCGCAGCAAGGCCGTGCTCATGCCCGGTGTCACCGTCTCCCTGGCCAATGAAAAAAACCGTGACACGCAAAGCTGGCAGTACAAGGGCGGCCTGCGTGACTACCTGGCGCAAAGTCTGACGGGCGACCCCGTCATCCCCCTGTTCGAGGGCGAGGGCTTTGCCGACAAGCACCACGACAGCTTTGCCGAAGGCGAAGGCGCTGCCTGGTGCGTGGCCTTTACCGAAGACGGCGCGCCGCTGCGTGAAAGCTATGTCAACCTGATCCCCACCACCGCCGGCGGCACGCATGACAGCGGCCTGCGCGACGGCCTGTTCCAGGCGGTGAAGGCTTTTATCGACATGCATTCGCTGCTGCCCAAGGGCGTGAAGCTGATGCCCGATGACGTCTTTGCCCGCGCCAGCTATGTGCTGAGCGCCAAGGTGCTGGACCCGCAGTTCCAGGGCCAGATCAAGGAGCGCCTGAACTCGCGCGACGCCGTGCGCCTGGTCTCGGGCTTTGTGCGCCCGGCGCTGGAGCTGTGGCTCAACGAACATGTGGAGCATGGCAAAAAGCTGGCCGAGCTGGCTATCAAGGCCGCGCAAACCCGCCAGCGTGCCGGCCAGAAGGTGGAAAAGCGCAAGGGCAGCGGCGTGGCCGTGCTGCCCGGCAAGCTCACCGACTGCGAAAGCCGTGACCTGGCCCACAACGAGGTGTTTCTGGTCGAGGGTGACTCTGCCGGCGGCAGCGCCAAAATGGGCCGCGACAAGGAAACGCAAGCCGTGCTGCCGCTGCGCGGCAAGGTGCTCAACACCTGGGAGGTGGACCGCGACCGCCTGTTTGCCAACACCGAAATCCACGATATCTCGGTGGCCATTGGCGTGGACCCGCATGGCCCCAATGACACCCCCGACCTGTCCGGTCTGCGCTACGGCAAGATCTGCATTCTCTCGGACGCTGATGTGGACGGCTCCCACATCCAGGTGCTGCTGCTGACCCTGTTCTTCAAGCATTTCCCCAAGCTGATGGAGGCCGGCCATGTCTGCATCGCCCGCCCGCCGCTGTTCCGCGTGGATGTGCCGGCGCGTGGCAAAAAGCCCGCGGCCAAGATTTACGCCCTGGACCAAAGCGAGCTGAATGCCATCCTCGACAAGGCTACCAAGGAAGGTGTGGCGCGCGAGAAATGCCAGATCAGCCGCTTCAAGGGCCTGGGCGAGATGAATGCCGAGCAGCTGTGGGAGACCACGCTCAACCCCGACACCCGCCGCCTGCTGCCGGTGCAGGTCGACACCACGCCGCTGACCGATACCGAAACCCTGATGGGCCGGCTGATGGGCAAGGGCGAGGCCGCTTCGCGCCGCGAGCTCATGGAGCTGCATGGCGATGAGGTCGAGGTGGACATCTGA
- a CDS encoding lytic transglycosylase domain-containing protein, with the protein MLLLPGMAKADIWAYVDAQGVTHFSNQALDARYRLFFRGSSFDTQRDAMPRQAGQAGPGLKVDAASAGAAAKLAGYFANSNQYKQVRTHVERTAQSTGLDHELLKALIATESGFAAHAVSPKGAVGLMQLMPDTAQRFGVRADKDRTVAQKLTDPATNLQAGARYLQYLMGLFPGRLDLVLAAYNAGENAVKRFGQAIPPYQETQNYVRTVLALYEQLAPGAAQNHGRAAVPGRTPAVTGRVRMELPGSQPAADLSNTPSFLP; encoded by the coding sequence ATGCTGTTGTTGCCCGGCATGGCCAAGGCCGATATCTGGGCCTATGTGGATGCCCAGGGCGTGACCCATTTTTCCAACCAGGCACTGGATGCACGCTATCGCCTGTTCTTCCGAGGCAGCAGCTTTGACACCCAGCGCGATGCCATGCCGCGCCAGGCCGGCCAAGCAGGCCCTGGGCTGAAGGTGGACGCGGCCTCGGCCGGCGCAGCAGCCAAGCTGGCCGGTTATTTTGCCAACTCCAACCAGTACAAGCAGGTGCGCACCCATGTGGAGCGCACCGCGCAAAGCACCGGGCTGGACCATGAGCTGCTCAAGGCCTTGATTGCCACCGAATCGGGTTTTGCGGCCCATGCGGTCTCGCCCAAGGGCGCGGTGGGCCTGATGCAGCTCATGCCCGACACCGCACAGCGCTTTGGTGTGCGCGCCGACAAAGACCGCACCGTGGCGCAAAAGCTGACCGACCCGGCCACCAATCTGCAGGCGGGTGCCCGCTATCTGCAATACCTGATGGGCCTGTTCCCCGGCCGGCTGGACCTGGTGCTGGCCGCCTACAACGCCGGCGAGAACGCCGTCAAACGCTTTGGCCAGGCCATTCCGCCTTACCAAGAAACCCAGAACTACGTCCGCACCGTGCTGGCGCTGTATGAACAGCTGGCGCCTGGCGCCGCGCAAAACCATGGCCGTGCCGCAGTGCCCGGTCGCACCCCTGCCGTCACTGGCCGGGTGCGCATGGAGTTGCCCGGCAGCCAGCCCGCAGCGGACCTGAGCAACACCCCGAGCTTTCTTCCATGA